A portion of the Halobacillus ihumii genome contains these proteins:
- a CDS encoding 3-keto-5-aminohexanoate cleavage protein: MQKKVILSCAVTGAGDTVSKNPDVPVTPKEIADASIKAAKAGATIAHIHVRDPETGQLSHDVNLFREVVERVREADTDVILNITAGGGGDWIPSDEDPTRGGAGTDMQTPEERHEPVGELLPEICTLDCGSVNFGNQVYISPTDWLRKQASLIQQSGVRAELECFDTGHIRFANQLVKEGLIDGDPLFQFCLGIPWGAAADAETIAYMKSRIPENGRWAAFGIGRMQMPVVAQSVLQGGNIRVGLEDNIYLKKGVLASNEQLVDKAVGITQSLGSDIMTPAEAREMLNLRNPHGKEQ; the protein is encoded by the coding sequence ATGCAGAAGAAAGTGATTTTATCTTGCGCTGTGACTGGTGCAGGCGATACTGTTTCTAAAAACCCTGATGTTCCTGTAACACCTAAGGAAATCGCAGATGCTTCCATTAAAGCTGCGAAAGCAGGTGCTACCATTGCACACATTCATGTTCGTGATCCAGAGACAGGACAATTGAGTCATGATGTGAATTTATTCAGGGAAGTTGTTGAGCGCGTCCGTGAAGCTGATACGGATGTTATTTTAAATATCACTGCCGGTGGCGGCGGTGACTGGATTCCGAGTGACGAAGATCCAACGAGAGGCGGGGCAGGCACAGATATGCAAACACCTGAGGAACGTCATGAGCCAGTAGGTGAACTGCTTCCTGAAATCTGTACATTGGATTGTGGAAGTGTCAATTTCGGGAATCAAGTGTACATCAGTCCAACAGACTGGCTGAGAAAACAGGCCAGCCTCATCCAGCAAAGCGGTGTAAGGGCGGAACTTGAGTGTTTTGATACGGGTCATATTCGTTTTGCTAACCAATTGGTGAAAGAAGGGCTGATTGACGGCGACCCACTATTCCAATTTTGCCTGGGAATACCATGGGGAGCTGCTGCAGATGCAGAGACCATTGCATATATGAAGAGCCGCATTCCAGAAAATGGGCGCTGGGCAGCCTTTGGTATCGGCAGGATGCAAATGCCCGTTGTGGCGCAGTCCGTCTTACAAGGCGGTAACATCCGTGTAGGCCTTGAAGACAACATTTACTTGAAAAAAGGTGTGCTGGCATCGAATGAACAACTGGTCGACAAAGCTGTCGGCATAACACAAAGCCTGGGTTCTGACATTATGACTCCAGCAGAAGCACGAGAGATGCTGAATCTGCGAAACCCACACGGAAAGGAACAATAA
- a CDS encoding SDR family NAD(P)-dependent oxidoreductase: MQLDNKVAIITGGAGGIGKGIAKALLKEGANVVIVDINKDAGQSTMKVLKEFGKVHFILKDISIAEHAAEIVQETIDTFGKLDILINNAHASRQKPFTNTMRDDFDLSFNTGFYPTVNLMQASYEQLKGNQGFVINFASGAGISCQPNQASYAAAKEAIRGLTRTVANEWARDQINVNLISPIAHTAGVEGWRQQHPEQYQSMISGIPLGRLGDPEQDIGKAAVFLSSENSSYITGQTIMVDGGTVKLT; encoded by the coding sequence ATGCAATTAGATAATAAAGTCGCAATTATAACAGGTGGTGCAGGAGGTATAGGGAAAGGTATTGCCAAAGCCTTGCTGAAGGAAGGCGCAAACGTAGTCATTGTAGATATTAATAAGGATGCTGGTCAATCTACAATGAAGGTGTTGAAAGAATTTGGCAAAGTCCATTTCATTTTAAAAGATATTTCTATCGCTGAACATGCAGCAGAAATTGTTCAGGAAACCATCGATACGTTCGGCAAGCTCGATATTCTCATCAATAATGCCCATGCTTCCAGACAAAAGCCATTTACAAATACAATGCGTGATGATTTTGATTTATCCTTTAACACTGGATTTTACCCTACTGTGAATTTAATGCAAGCAAGTTATGAACAATTGAAAGGAAACCAAGGATTTGTCATCAACTTCGCCTCAGGTGCAGGGATTTCCTGCCAGCCAAATCAAGCCTCTTATGCAGCAGCCAAAGAGGCAATTCGAGGATTAACACGTACGGTGGCAAATGAATGGGCCAGAGATCAAATTAATGTGAACTTAATTTCACCGATCGCCCATACTGCTGGTGTAGAAGGATGGAGACAGCAGCACCCTGAACAGTATCAATCCATGATATCTGGAATTCCACTAGGGAGGCTGGGGGATCCAGAGCAGGACATCGGAAAAGCCGCTGTCTTTCTAAGCAGTGAAAATAGCTCATATATTACGGGTCAAACGATCATGGTGGATGGAGGCACAGTTAAATTAACATAA
- a CDS encoding carbonic anhydrase, which produces MSDSKFATAINCMDGRVQQPVFEWMKEQFSVEYIDMITEAGPNKVLLEGTEREVESIQSRVQVSYEAHGSEVVAIVGHYGCAGNPVPKDELFGQIEKSVEKIKNWGLEVKVLGLYVNENWEVEVVKE; this is translated from the coding sequence ATGTCAGATTCAAAATTTGCGACAGCCATTAATTGCATGGATGGAAGAGTTCAACAGCCGGTATTTGAGTGGATGAAAGAACAGTTTTCAGTTGAGTACATAGATATGATTACTGAGGCTGGTCCGAACAAAGTGCTGTTAGAAGGAACAGAGCGAGAGGTTGAATCCATACAGTCCAGAGTTCAAGTTTCTTATGAAGCCCATGGCTCAGAGGTAGTGGCGATTGTAGGGCATTATGGCTGTGCAGGGAACCCGGTTCCGAAAGATGAATTGTTTGGGCAGATTGAAAAGTCTGTGGAGAAAATTAAAAACTGGGGACTGGAAGTCAAGGTTCTTGGGCTTTATGTGAATGAAAATTGGGAAGTAGAAGTTGTAAAGGAATAG
- a CDS encoding GbsR/MarR family transcriptional regulator — protein MEEKPFDKTKEIEEQFIEKIADNMNTFGISTTVGRVLGTIYMNREPMTLDELSESVGMSKTRMSQVVREMVDLNIAEKVFKKGVRKDLYNVERDYYQTFVSLFTSNWRKAISKSKMFEQKLQRELAEIEKEAAVDEETEQKINELLKETRIWLDYYDWISRVTEFFESGEIFKHVPVRQDRDK, from the coding sequence GTGGAAGAAAAACCGTTCGACAAAACAAAAGAAATTGAAGAACAGTTTATAGAAAAAATTGCTGACAATATGAATACATTCGGAATATCGACAACTGTCGGACGCGTTCTGGGGACTATTTATATGAATAGGGAGCCGATGACACTCGATGAGTTGTCGGAGAGCGTCGGGATGAGCAAAACCCGAATGAGCCAGGTTGTTCGTGAAATGGTAGATCTCAATATAGCGGAGAAAGTCTTTAAAAAAGGCGTCCGCAAAGACTTATACAACGTTGAGCGTGATTATTACCAAACTTTCGTATCGCTGTTTACCTCCAATTGGCGTAAAGCGATAAGCAAAAGTAAAATGTTCGAGCAAAAGCTTCAACGTGAACTTGCTGAAATTGAAAAAGAAGCAGCTGTGGATGAAGAGACTGAACAGAAAATCAATGAATTACTTAAGGAAACGAGAATCTGGCTGGATTACTATGATTGGATTAGCCGGGTAACGGAGTTTTTCGAAAGTGGCGAAATCTTTAAACATGTACCCGTTCGACAGGATAGGGATAAATAA
- a CDS encoding 3-hydroxyacyl-CoA dehydrogenase NAD-binding domain-containing protein: MEQQTTMVKHITVVGTGVIGNGWITRFLANGYKVTATDPAPEAESNMHAAVKNAWPAMEKYGLSQGASLDNLSFEKDLKTAVAEADFIQENVPEREELKRQVIAEIDGYAKAEAIIASSTSGIVPSVLQKDCTAHPERVMVAHPFNPVYLVPLVEVVGGGKTNQAFIEKARKFYEELNMKPLVVQKEVEGHVADRLMEAIWREALHIVNDGVATTEEVDASIVYGPGLRWALMGPFLTLHMGGGKQGMRHLLHQFGPALKLPWTKLEAPELTDELAEKVITGCEAQTEGSDMAELEKRRDQFLIELQELLEKYWPAANLNGRL, from the coding sequence ATGGAACAGCAAACAACAATGGTAAAACACATAACTGTAGTCGGAACCGGTGTGATTGGCAATGGATGGATTACTCGCTTTCTGGCGAACGGGTACAAAGTAACGGCTACAGACCCTGCACCAGAAGCAGAATCCAACATGCATGCGGCGGTGAAGAATGCCTGGCCAGCCATGGAAAAATACGGACTTAGCCAAGGCGCTTCACTGGATAACCTTTCTTTTGAAAAGGATCTGAAGACAGCGGTGGCTGAAGCCGACTTTATCCAGGAGAATGTGCCAGAACGGGAAGAACTGAAACGGCAGGTTATTGCTGAAATCGATGGATACGCTAAAGCAGAGGCAATCATTGCCTCAAGCACATCTGGAATTGTTCCGAGTGTTCTGCAAAAGGATTGTACAGCGCATCCCGAGCGTGTCATGGTTGCACATCCCTTTAACCCGGTTTATTTAGTTCCGCTTGTGGAAGTTGTTGGCGGCGGGAAAACAAATCAGGCATTCATAGAAAAAGCGCGTAAGTTTTATGAAGAGCTTAATATGAAGCCACTAGTTGTCCAAAAAGAAGTCGAAGGCCATGTTGCAGACAGATTGATGGAAGCGATCTGGAGAGAAGCGCTGCACATCGTAAATGATGGGGTTGCTACAACGGAAGAAGTTGATGCATCGATTGTGTATGGCCCAGGTTTGCGTTGGGCTTTAATGGGGCCATTCCTGACTTTGCATATGGGTGGAGGCAAACAAGGAATGAGACATTTGCTTCACCAATTCGGACCAGCCTTGAAGCTGCCGTGGACGAAACTTGAAGCGCCAGAGCTTACGGATGAGCTGGCTGAAAAGGTAATCACTGGTTGTGAAGCCCAAACAGAGGGAAGCGATATGGCAGAGCTCGAAAAACGCCGTGATCAATTTTTAATCGAGCTGCAGGAGCTGTTGGAAAAATATTGGCCAGCCGCTAATTTGAATGGCAGATTATAA
- a CDS encoding PadR family transcriptional regulator: MSIQIVILGLLKSNDQHPYEIKKIIKENKWDQFFDMTDGNLYYSIESLKKKNYIQSIKTEKVEKRPNRTIYSITSEGHNHLINLIYEVFETQKMDGRSLYPALLFVDYVNLDKVSELITSWIVNLERVLDDNPPSGSELAAAIHSHYYGMLNFHLKWLKNVQDIIRERISD, translated from the coding sequence ATGTCAATACAAATCGTCATTCTAGGGTTGTTAAAATCGAACGATCAGCATCCTTATGAAATTAAAAAAATTATAAAAGAGAACAAGTGGGACCAATTTTTCGATATGACAGATGGAAACCTATATTATTCCATAGAAAGTCTTAAAAAAAAGAATTATATTCAGTCCATAAAAACAGAGAAGGTGGAGAAGCGGCCTAATCGTACGATCTATTCAATTACTTCGGAAGGGCATAACCATTTGATCAACTTAATTTATGAGGTTTTTGAAACTCAGAAAATGGATGGGCGGTCGCTCTATCCGGCGCTGCTATTTGTTGATTACGTAAACTTAGACAAAGTATCGGAGCTTATTACTTCATGGATCGTGAACCTTGAACGTGTATTAGACGACAATCCGCCTTCAGGTTCTGAATTGGCAGCTGCCATTCACAGTCATTACTACGGAATGTTAAACTTTCATCTGAAATGGCTAAAGAATGTACAAGATATAATAAGGGAGCGGATTTCAGATTAA
- a CDS encoding PTS transporter subunit EIIC, protein MKSFLQKFGKSLLIPIVALPIAGLLLRITAEDMLDIPLFQASGVILAQMDALIAIGIAMGLAKAKDKGIPALTGFLAIIVLEEGLKIMDPELNMSVFGGVLAGLIAAYIYNKFKDTKLPSMFAFFSGEKFPITMIIFTMIPVAGVMALIWPYAQAGIDAFSQTLMGLGALGVFIFGFLNRFLLPFGLHHVINTYVYFGLGEYETASGEVVTGEITRFLSGDPTAGYFIGGFFITMMFGIPAIALAITKAARKRKQETKSLMSSGAATSVVTGITEPIEFTFLFTSPLLYFLHSIYTGLAGAVLYLLHIRHGFSWGAGAIDYFLNLNLSDGGLWIIPIGLVFSALYYFTFYTIIVKKDIPLIGREHDLEFDEVASSKEEDLELSHSNHEYMAKKILQSIGGKENVITNDHCMTRLRLELKDTDVVDEKRIKQTGAHGVVKIDKQNIQIVIGSEATTVKSELDKYLGE, encoded by the coding sequence ATGAAAAGCTTTTTGCAAAAGTTTGGAAAGTCGTTATTAATTCCCATTGTTGCTTTGCCTATTGCTGGGTTGCTGCTGCGAATCACAGCTGAAGATATGCTTGATATCCCTTTGTTTCAGGCTTCTGGGGTTATTTTAGCGCAAATGGATGCACTAATTGCCATTGGTATTGCTATGGGCTTAGCAAAGGCAAAGGATAAGGGGATACCGGCACTTACAGGCTTCCTGGCTATTATCGTTTTAGAAGAAGGGCTCAAGATTATGGACCCTGAGCTGAATATGAGCGTTTTTGGCGGGGTCCTAGCGGGTTTAATAGCAGCTTATATTTATAATAAATTTAAAGATACAAAGCTTCCTAGTATGTTTGCTTTTTTCAGTGGTGAAAAGTTCCCGATTACGATGATTATTTTCACGATGATTCCGGTAGCTGGAGTTATGGCCTTGATTTGGCCTTATGCTCAAGCTGGAATTGATGCCTTCAGTCAAACTTTGATGGGGCTTGGAGCACTGGGAGTATTTATATTTGGATTCTTAAATCGATTTTTACTGCCATTTGGCTTGCATCATGTGATTAATACGTACGTTTACTTTGGTTTAGGTGAATATGAAACCGCTTCCGGTGAGGTCGTAACTGGTGAAATTACACGATTTCTCAGTGGTGACCCAACTGCAGGGTACTTTATTGGCGGATTTTTCATTACCATGATGTTCGGTATTCCTGCCATCGCGCTAGCCATTACGAAGGCTGCAAGAAAAAGGAAACAGGAGACGAAATCTCTGATGTCTTCAGGTGCAGCTACGTCGGTTGTAACGGGGATTACCGAACCTATTGAATTTACTTTTCTTTTTACCTCACCATTATTATACTTTCTGCATTCCATTTACACTGGTTTAGCAGGAGCTGTTCTTTACCTGCTTCACATCAGGCATGGGTTCTCTTGGGGAGCAGGAGCAATTGACTACTTCTTGAATCTTAATCTATCAGATGGAGGGTTGTGGATTATCCCCATAGGGCTTGTTTTCTCTGCTCTTTATTATTTCACCTTCTATACGATTATCGTTAAGAAGGATATACCGTTAATTGGAAGAGAACACGACCTCGAATTTGATGAAGTAGCTTCTAGTAAGGAAGAGGATTTAGAATTATCCCACTCAAACCATGAATATATGGCTAAGAAGATTCTTCAGTCTATTGGTGGAAAAGAAAATGTCATAACGAATGATCATTGCATGACACGTTTGCGGCTGGAATTAAAGGACACAGATGTGGTTGATGAAAAGCGAATCAAACAAACTGGTGCCCATGGTGTAGTAAAAATCGATAAACAAAATATACAAATTGTTATTGGCTCAGAAGCAACAACTGTAAAAAGTGAATTAGATAAGTATCTGGGAGAATAA
- a CDS encoding 6-phospho-alpha-glucosidase yields MKKQRLVVVGSGSTYTMGMMMSLIEEKERFPLKEIIFYDIDEQRQERNARATEILFKERYPELESFSCTTDKETAFKQADFVFVQIRTGGLAMREQDEQISLKHGVVGQETCGPGGMAYGLRSIGDMIELVNDVRAYSPNAWILNYTNPAAIVAEALNREFPNDHRILNICDMPIAIMISYAKILDLNVWDIVPEYFGLNHFGWFTKIYDKEGNDHTERLKRLIIETGFTPEDEAIAHDISWQKTFEQARQMLIDFPEFLPNTYLQYYLYPEAMVEKEDPSRTRARQVIEGRQKHVHDLCDRIIMKETAEGEDLDVDIHGVFMVRAAESLAYNLNKRFIVMVENNGVIPNLPVEAMVEVPALLTSQGPKPFSVGEIPIFYKGLIEGQLAYEQLVVDAYFERSYQKLVQALTLNRTVVNVSKAKEIVDDLIAANEKYWPEIKKNTESFFQTTSDSNN; encoded by the coding sequence ATGAAAAAACAGCGCTTAGTTGTAGTAGGCAGTGGAAGCACTTATACAATGGGTATGATGATGAGCTTAATTGAAGAAAAAGAACGGTTCCCCTTAAAAGAAATCATATTCTACGATATTGATGAACAACGCCAGGAGCGAAATGCAAGAGCAACTGAAATTTTATTTAAAGAACGCTATCCTGAATTAGAATCTTTCTCCTGTACGACGGACAAAGAAACAGCTTTTAAACAGGCGGACTTTGTATTTGTGCAAATCCGTACTGGTGGCTTAGCCATGCGAGAGCAGGATGAACAGATTTCCCTAAAACACGGGGTAGTAGGTCAGGAAACATGCGGTCCTGGGGGAATGGCTTATGGGCTGAGGTCAATTGGAGATATGATTGAACTTGTAAATGACGTTCGTGCCTATTCACCCAATGCTTGGATTTTAAATTATACAAATCCAGCCGCAATCGTAGCGGAGGCACTTAACAGGGAATTTCCTAATGATCATCGCATCCTCAATATTTGTGATATGCCAATTGCCATTATGATCAGTTACGCTAAGATTCTTGATCTCAATGTATGGGACATTGTACCGGAATACTTTGGGTTAAATCACTTTGGCTGGTTCACAAAAATTTATGACAAAGAAGGCAATGACCATACAGAGCGTTTAAAAAGACTTATTATTGAAACAGGCTTCACCCCAGAGGATGAGGCAATTGCTCATGATATCTCCTGGCAGAAGACATTTGAACAGGCACGCCAAATGCTGATTGATTTTCCGGAATTTCTACCTAATACGTACTTGCAATATTACTTATACCCCGAAGCCATGGTAGAAAAAGAGGACCCCAGCCGCACGCGGGCACGACAAGTCATAGAAGGGCGCCAGAAGCACGTTCATGATCTATGTGATCGTATCATCATGAAAGAGACAGCCGAAGGAGAAGATTTAGATGTTGATATTCATGGTGTCTTTATGGTTAGGGCAGCTGAATCTCTGGCCTATAATTTAAATAAACGATTCATAGTTATGGTGGAAAACAATGGTGTTATTCCTAATTTGCCAGTGGAGGCTATGGTTGAAGTACCAGCTCTTTTGACAAGCCAGGGACCTAAGCCATTTTCTGTTGGTGAGATTCCTATTTTTTATAAGGGGCTTATTGAAGGTCAGTTAGCTTATGAACAGCTAGTTGTTGACGCCTATTTTGAAAGAAGTTATCAAAAGCTTGTTCAGGCACTTACATTAAACCGCACAGTAGTCAATGTTTCTAAGGCTAAGGAGATTGTCGATGATTTGATCGCTGCCAATGAAAAATACTGGCCGGAAATTAAGAAAAATACGGAATCATTTTTTCAGACAACATCTGATAGTAATAATTAG
- a CDS encoding SDR family NAD(P)-dependent oxidoreductase gives MGKFDNKVAIITGGASGMGRRMVELFSEEGALVIAADINRDSLQEVDNIEGVEGLYLNVSSEDNWISLTKQVIDTYGKIDILINNAGISSEKTVQDITIEDWDTMMRINSFGPFAGMKHVIPYMMEQKSGAIVNISSYTAQIGMGLNNYSASKGAVRAISKAAATQYGPYGVRVNAVFPGVIQTPMTDGLKESGETLKSLIRATPLQRLGTTEDVAQAVLYLASDNAAYVTGAELVIDGGFSAQ, from the coding sequence ATGGGGAAATTTGATAATAAAGTGGCTATTATAACTGGCGGTGCTTCTGGCATGGGACGTCGTATGGTTGAACTATTCAGTGAAGAAGGAGCTTTAGTGATTGCAGCTGATATTAACAGAGATAGTTTACAAGAAGTTGACAATATAGAAGGCGTGGAAGGTCTGTACCTTAATGTTTCTTCTGAGGATAATTGGATCAGCCTCACTAAACAAGTGATCGACACCTATGGAAAAATTGATATCCTTATTAACAACGCGGGAATTTCAAGCGAAAAAACGGTTCAGGATATAACCATTGAGGATTGGGATACGATGATGCGAATTAACAGTTTCGGCCCATTTGCAGGAATGAAACATGTTATTCCTTATATGATGGAACAAAAGTCTGGTGCAATCGTTAATATTTCTAGTTATACAGCTCAAATTGGAATGGGCTTGAATAACTATTCGGCATCAAAAGGAGCGGTACGTGCTATTTCAAAAGCAGCAGCTACTCAATACGGTCCGTATGGTGTACGGGTGAATGCCGTATTCCCTGGAGTTATTCAAACGCCAATGACGGATGGGCTAAAAGAATCTGGTGAGACACTTAAGAGCCTTATTCGTGCTACTCCATTACAAAGACTTGGTACGACAGAGGACGTAGCACAGGCTGTTTTATATTTGGCATCCGACAATGCAGCCTATGTTACAGGAGCTGAACTAGTCATTGATGGTGGTTTTTCAGCTCAATAA
- a CDS encoding GntR family transcriptional regulator, with protein MNSNTPLYKQVASKIKKEIITAKLNKDEAIPSEKKLAEKYQVSRVTIRQSIQQLVNEDILYKVRGSGTYVKNQKIEHDIYRLQSFTEEMTHLNQTPTNQVLDFHMQEPSDQVRETLELNQGEKVFFIRRLRCVDDEPMILEETYMPVSLFPDLSVEVMTRSKYEYVENKGYIIKERQGEILPLSPNEELKRILLLEGDASILTMNLWAYLDDDTIFEYTRLYFRSEKYTFKFTSKRF; from the coding sequence ATGAATTCAAATACACCGTTATATAAACAAGTAGCAAGTAAGATAAAAAAAGAGATCATTACCGCAAAGCTTAATAAAGATGAAGCTATTCCTTCGGAGAAAAAACTAGCTGAAAAATATCAGGTCAGCAGAGTAACAATTCGTCAATCCATTCAACAACTAGTAAATGAAGACATACTTTATAAGGTTCGCGGAAGCGGTACATATGTAAAAAACCAGAAAATCGAACACGATATATACAGGTTGCAAAGCTTTACTGAAGAAATGACCCATTTAAATCAAACACCAACAAACCAAGTGCTTGATTTTCACATGCAAGAACCTAGTGATCAGGTAAGAGAAACTTTAGAACTTAACCAAGGGGAAAAGGTCTTTTTTATTCGGAGACTGCGTTGTGTGGATGACGAACCGATGATTTTGGAGGAAACATACATGCCAGTTTCCCTATTTCCAGATTTGTCAGTAGAAGTGATGACTCGTTCTAAATACGAATACGTGGAAAACAAAGGCTATATCATTAAAGAACGTCAAGGAGAGATTCTACCGTTATCCCCTAATGAAGAATTGAAGAGAATTCTCCTGTTAGAAGGTGACGCGTCAATTCTAACCATGAATTTATGGGCATATTTGGATGATGATACAATTTTTGAATATACTCGTCTCTATTTCAGAAGTGAGAAGTATACATTTAAATTTACATCTAAACGGTTTTGA
- the chbG gene encoding chitin disaccharide deacetylase translates to MKKLIINADDFGYSRGVNYGIIDSYQYGVLTSTTFMSNMPGADHAAELAKQNPGLGVGVHLVLTCGRPLLANHRTIVDSKGDFRKLAFYKGAFTIDYDEVYFEWKSQIEKFLSYGLQPTHLDSHHHINSFGDISQVFLQLAKEYNLPVRNNMEQKEVKTTDFFAYLIESALKDEQALNELFREHDTVEVMSHPAYLDKPLLSTSSFTYPRVDEVEFLTDPGILGLIQGRTDIQLTTFKGLLKPII, encoded by the coding sequence ATGAAAAAGCTTATTATTAATGCAGATGATTTTGGCTATTCAAGAGGGGTGAATTACGGAATCATTGATTCTTATCAGTATGGTGTGCTAACTTCGACAACTTTTATGTCAAACATGCCAGGGGCAGACCACGCGGCTGAACTGGCCAAGCAAAACCCAGGGCTTGGAGTAGGAGTGCACCTCGTTTTAACTTGTGGGAGACCTCTATTGGCTAATCATCGAACGATCGTTGATTCAAAAGGGGACTTCAGAAAGCTAGCCTTTTACAAGGGGGCTTTTACGATTGATTATGATGAAGTGTATTTCGAATGGAAGTCGCAAATTGAAAAATTCCTCTCCTATGGTTTACAACCAACTCATTTAGATAGTCATCATCATATCAACTCATTTGGTGACATATCTCAGGTGTTTCTGCAGCTAGCTAAAGAGTATAACTTGCCTGTTCGTAATAATATGGAGCAGAAAGAAGTGAAAACAACAGATTTTTTTGCTTATTTAATTGAAAGCGCTTTAAAAGATGAGCAGGCCCTTAATGAGTTATTTAGGGAACATGATACAGTCGAAGTCATGTCCCATCCAGCTTATTTAGATAAACCGCTGCTCTCGACGTCTTCCTTCACCTATCCAAGGGTGGATGAAGTGGAGTTTTTAACAGATCCAGGAATTTTGGGCTTGATTCAGGGGCGGACAGATATTCAATTGACCACGTTTAAGGGACTTTTAAAGCCGATCATATGA
- a CDS encoding thioesterase family protein — protein MNSLVVLKDHVRKEWIDYNGHMNDADYVRAFSWAVDGFVREMGVTDAFREKEQYTMFTLENHVCYLAEMNFEESLEVHATVLDYDAKRVHLFLELYGAEGKRAATSEQMLMGMDQESGRPGPFPDEVSSKLQSLADQFSVETKPKEAGRVIGIKKKR, from the coding sequence ATGAACTCGTTAGTCGTTTTAAAAGATCATGTTAGAAAAGAATGGATTGATTACAACGGCCATATGAATGATGCTGATTACGTCCGGGCATTCAGCTGGGCGGTTGATGGTTTCGTGAGGGAAATGGGTGTAACTGATGCTTTTCGTGAAAAAGAACAGTACACCATGTTCACCCTTGAAAATCACGTCTGTTACTTAGCAGAAATGAATTTTGAAGAGTCATTGGAAGTCCATGCAACCGTACTTGACTATGACGCGAAGCGCGTCCACCTTTTTCTCGAGTTATATGGAGCGGAAGGTAAACGGGCGGCTACGAGCGAACAAATGCTCATGGGCATGGACCAGGAATCTGGCCGGCCTGGTCCGTTTCCGGATGAGGTTTCTTCAAAGCTGCAATCATTGGCAGACCAGTTTTCTGTTGAAACAAAACCGAAAGAAGCGGGAAGAGTCATCGGGATTAAAAAGAAAAGATAA